The DNA window CAAGACGCTCTGAGAAAGCGGGCCTCCTCCACCCAGAGGTCGTCATCCTCGAAAGGGTCGGCCACCACCGCGCTCACCCAGCCCGCCTTGGCGCAGGCGGCAACAGCGGCCCGAGCCTCCAATTCCAGACCCCGGAGACTTTTTTTCGCGAGCGCCAGAGTCCGGCTGAGGGCCGCCGGAAGCGCGAACCAGGTGAGTCGAAGATCGCGCGCCGTCTCGCCCGCGTCGACGGTCCCGCTCGTGCGCTCGCCGGCGACGCCGTTGCGGAAACCCGAGTCCGCCGTTGCGCGGCCGTGCAAGCTGGCCTCCACGAACCGACTCCCGGGCCTCGCCCGGCGGCTCAACGCCTTCCCCCGCACCTCCACCATCGCTTTCCGACCGTGAAGCCGAACCCTGACCCTTGTCGGTCCGGGTCCGCTCCAGTCCACCGTCGACGAGACCGCCGGCTCGGCTTCGGCCGCGAAGGCCAAGGCCAGCTCGGCGGCCTCCTCGATCCCGTCGGCCTCGAAGACCAGCTCGCTCATCGCTTCCGGCAGGGGAAAGGTGCGCAGTGTCGCCGAGATGACAGCCGCGCAGCCGAGCCCTCCGACCAGCGGTCGAAGCAGATCGAACCCCGCCACGTTCTTGACCACTCGCCCCCCCAGCTCCAGCACGCGGGAATCGCCGCACATCACGCGCATTCCGAGCACGTGGTCGCGAACTCCTCCGTAGTGGCCGGCCAGTGCGCCACCCTCCGCCGTGGCCAGCAGACCCCCCACCGACCGATTGCCGAAGTCGGGCGGATTCCAAGGCAGCCACTGTCCCCGCTCCGCCATGATCGAGGTGAGCCTGCCCAGCCGCATCCCCGCTCCGACGGTCACGGTCAGGTCGGCCGGTTCGTAGCGGTGGATCCGGTCGAAGCGAGCAAGAGAAATGCGCGTGACGGACCAGTCGGGAGGACGCCCGATCTCGTGTTCGCCGCTTCCGACCACCGCCACCTTCAAACCCCGCTCGCGGGCGTCGGCCAACGCGGCGGCGAGCTCGGCCTCGGTCGCCGGCGAACCGATGGACGTCGTGGAACGCGGACCCACCGTTGACGGCTCCTCCGCGGTCCCGTCGCCGGCACGAGCGTCGGGCACCACCTCCCCCGCCTCCCGATCCGGGACCACCTTGCCGGGATTGAAGAGCCCTGCGGGGTCGAAGACCGCCTTTACCTCTCGCAGCGCGGCGAGCTCGGCGGGACCGTGCACCATCCTCATGTACTCGCGCTTGTCGGCGCCGACCCCGTGTTCGCCGGTGATGGTGCCGCCCGCTTCCACGCAAACGGTCATGATCTCCTTCGACGCCCGCTCCACCTTGGCGAGCTCGGCTTCGTCGGTCCGGTCGAAGAGGATGTTCGGATGGAGATTCCCGTCGCCGGCGTGAAAGACGTTGGCGATACGGAGATCGTGACGGTCGCCGATCCGGCCGATCTTGTCCAGCACCGCCGGCAAGGCCGTCCTCGGCACCGTGGCGTCCTGAACCAGCAGGTCGGGCGCGATCCGTCCCATCGCTCCGAAGGCCTTTTTCCGCCCCTTCCAGAGCGCCGCCCTCTCGCGATCGCTCTCGGCGGTGCGCACCTCCCGCGCACCCGACTCCCGGCAGCACTCGGCCGCAGCGAGCGCATCAGCCCCCAGTCCGCTGCGGCTTCCGTCGAACTCGATCACCAAGGCGGCTCCGGCATCGGCCGGATACCCGGCGGCGTAGACGCTGGCTTCGACCGCGCGGATGGTCTCGGCGTCGACGATCTCGAGCGCCGCAGGCAGAAGTCCGGACGCCATGATCCGAGTGACCGCCATCCCGGCGTCCTCAACGGATTCGAAGACACCGAGAAGGGTCCGGATCTCCTCCGGGGCGGGAACCAGTCCGAGCTCGATCTCGGTCACCACGCCGAAGCACCCCTCCGACCCGACGAAGAGACCCACCAAGTCGAGTGAAGCGAGCGGATCGCCCTCGGGTCCTCCCAGTCGACACAGGCGTCCGCCGACGAGAACGACCTCGAGACCGAGGACGTAGCGCGAGGTCACCCCGTGCTTGAGGCAATGGGGTCCGCCCGAGTTTTCGGCGACGTTGCCGCCGATGGTGCAGGCGCTTTGCGAAGAGGGATCCGGGGCGTACTGGAGACCGTGCGGCGCGGCGAGCTCGGTGAGGCGGGCGTTCACGACCCCGGGCTGGACCCGCGCCCTTCGGTTGGACGGATCGAAGTCGATGATCCGATTCATGCGCGCGGTCCCCAGCACCACCGCGTCGCCGCCGGCCAGGGCGCCGCCGGAGAGCCCGGTGCCCGCGCCCCTGGGAACCACCGGGACGCCCTCCGCGTGCAGGAACGCCACGACCTCGCTCACCTCCCGCGCGTTGGAAGGAAGCACGACCGCCCGCGGCGTCGAGCGATAGGCCGTGAGACCGTCGGATTCGTACGCCAGCAGCCTTCCCGGATCGGAAATGACGAATTCCGGTCCCACGATCTCCGCCAGTGGCCGGGTCAGCATCTGACGGGCCGCTACCCGCTGCGGAGCACGTGCTCGCGGAGCGCGCCGACGCTCGCCAGGATCGCCTTTTCCGCTTCAGGGGGCGCATCCCCGTACATCCCCTCCACGAGCTCGGCCTCCGACGCGTTCGGGCGCCGTGCCAGAAGCTCCCGCATCTGCGCCACGCGTTTCAGACGGTGCGCCCGGAAACGAGCCACCGCTTCCGTCGGCCTCGTCAGAGGAGGGCCGTGGGCCGGGTATAGGGCCTTGGCCTCGAGCCCGTCCACCCGAGCGAGCGAACCCAGATAGTCGGCCACGCAACCGGCGTATGCTCCAACCCAGGTGGTGCTTCCCTCCCCGAGGAGGAGATCTCCTACGAAGAGCGCTTCGGCCTCGGGCCAGTGCAGGGCCAAATGGCGTTCGGCGTGCCCTGGAGTGGGAACCGCGACCAGCTCTCCCTGGTCTGTGGAGACGTGCTCTCCGGCGTGGAGGGGCCGTTCGACGTACCGGGCGCCGGCAGGCCCCCAGGTTTCGCAGTCCAGTCGCTCGACGAGCTTCGGGACACCTCCGGCGTGGTCGCCGTGATCGTGGGTGAGAACGATGCGCACTTCGCGAGCGTCGGCCACTGCGGTGACGAGTCTCTCCCGGTGCTCAGGGTGGTCGGGCCCCGGGTCGATGATGCAGACCGACTTCTCACCTACCAGATGTGTGTAGGTGCCCCCCCTTGTGAACGGCGTCGGGTTGGGGGCAAGGAAGCGACGGGGCCTGGCAGCCCGTGTGCAGGACCTCCTGCGACATTCGATCCGCTCCGCATCCTCGCTGGACGCCGCCTTCCCTGTTGCTCTCCGGGCGGATAGTGGTGCGTCTCGTCCCTCTTCGCGCCTTGCCGGCGCTGCGCCGCGCCGCTCTCGGCGCTCCTGCGCGTGTCGCCGCGGGCCGCTAGGAACCCGCAGTGGACCTGCGCTCCGCTGCGAGCTGCTCCGCCAGCTTGTCCGCCACGGACGTGAGCGCCGCCTCGTCTTCGTCACCGAAAGCCGATTCGGTGTGCGAATCGATGTCGATCTGGCCGAAGATGTCGTCGCCGGCGCGAATCAGCACCACGACCTCGGACCGGGTGTCGGCGGAGCAGGCCAGGTACTCCTCCTCCTGAGTCACGTCGGCGATGTTGAGGTTGACCCCTTCCTCGTGGGCTCGGCCGCAGACTCCGCGGCCGAACGGGATGCGGGCGTGCTCGGTATTCGTCCCGATATAGTTGTGGAGCCAGAGCTCCTCCTCTTCCGCATTGACCAGGTAGATACCCACCCAATCGAAACGGTCGTCCGCTTCAGCTATGGTGCGGACCGCCTTTCGCAGCTGCGCGTCGGATTGGTGACCCTGGTCTCGCATCTCCTGCAGATCGAGCACCAGGCCGGCGGCGTCAAGTGACATTGGTATTCCTTCGGGTTGAGGGGGTCATTAGGTCGACGCTCGCTCGTCTCCAGCACACCTTCCACGCATGGCGACGGCGATCTGCGCCTGTTGCTGCCGAAGGCCAATTTTACGCCAGCGGTCCGTTCCGGTCAAGGGCTAAACGGGACACTGGGTCGGGCCAGATCCGCAGGGCCGCGAGCCTGACGCCGTCGGCGCTGAGGGATACGGCAGGGGTCTCGCGGTGTAACGTGTTCATGGCTCAAGATAACAAGCCGGCGCCCCATCCTCCCGACCTCCTGCGCCGTCCCCCGATCCTGGCGGGTCGCTTTCGGGTCTCGGTGAGGTCGGTCTTCGCCAGGGAAGAGTCGAACCCGCCGTGGTCTTACGTCTTCGTCTACTTCATTCGCATCGAGAACCTGGGAGACACCGACGCGCAACTCTTCTGGCGACACTGGAAGATTCACGATCCGGTCGCGGGCGACCACGAGGTGGAGGGCGAAGGAGTGGTGGGCGAGTCTCCCGTCATCCCGCCCCGCGGCAGCCATTCCTACTCCAGCTACTGCGTGCTGCGCGGCGCCTACGGGCACATGGAAGGCTACTATCACTTTCGGGAGACCGACGGCAAACTCTTCAGGGCGGTGATCCCCCGTTTCGAACTGGTAGCCGAGGACGCAAGCCAGCCGATCCAGGCGTAGCTCGGCGGCCCGTGGCCGGACCTTCCTGCGTTGCGTGAGCGGGCCCACCCGGGTGGCGGGCGGATTCCCCTTCAGCGTTCCTGGGCGGCCTCGTTACCGGGAGTGAACCTCGTTACCGGGGTGTGAAGTCGGTATTCGACTCCAGCCTGCGCGCGAACGCGGCCATCAGCCTGGCCGTGTGCTCGAGGTCTCCCAGGTCGACTATCTCGTTCGGCGAGTGCATGTAGCGGTTTGGGATCGAGAGCAGCCCCGTAGGCACGCCCGAGCGGGTGAGGAAGATGCCGTCGGCGTCGGTGCGCGTGGCCTTGGGCGACGCCTGTACGCTGTAGGGGATTCCCTCTTGGTCGGCGGTCTCGCAAAGCATGGTGAAGACGGTCCCGTGGGCGGCGGCTCCTCGACTGATCACCGGGCCGCTGCCAAGCGCGTGGTCTCCCAGAGCTTTCTTCTCGGTTCCGGGCACATCGGTGGCGAAGGTGACATCGACGACCAGCGCGACTCCCGGGCGTAGCGCGTAGGCCCCGGCGCGGGCGCCGCCGCCGGAGTAGCCGATCTCCTCCTGGACGGTCGCCACCGCGGTGACCGACGCGGACGGTCGGTCGGCGGCGAGCAGGCGGAGCGCCTCCAGCGCCACCCAGGCCCCGACCCGGTCGTCGACGGCTCTGCTCACAATGCGATTTCCCGCCAGCCGCTCCATCCCTTGAGCGATCGTGACCGCATCTCCGACCCTGACTCCGAGCTCCAGAGTCTCCTCGCGGGAAGACGTGCCGACATCGAGCCAGAGGTGGGCGGTCTTCAACTCCTTCTTGCGGTCTTCCGGCGTCATCAGGTGGATCGGCTTCTTGCCTACGACGGCCCGAACGTCTCCGCCCTCGGCCAGTACCCTGACCCGCTGCCCGACCAGCACCTGCGGATCCCAGCCGCCGATCTCCTCGACCCAGAGATAGCCTTCCTTGTCGACATGGGTCACCTGGAGGCCGATCTCGTCGATGTGGCCGGCGAGCATGAGCCGGGTGTGCCCGTCGGGGTTGACCGTCGCAAACGAATTTCCGGTCAGATCCACGGCGACGTCGTCGGCGAAGCCTTCGGCCTCGCCGCGCCAGACCCGAGCCGGGCGGGTCTCGAAACCCGAGGGTCCGGGCGCGTCGAGCAGTCGTTCCAAAAAGGTCGGATCGGTCATGATTCGGAGCTCCGTTTCGCGGGGCATGGCACCCGGCTGAAGTCAGTGGTTTCCCACGCGCAAGCTACCACACCCCGGAATGCGGGCCGGTTCCCGGAGCGTCGGACAGCCGCCGCTTGCAGGCGCGGCGCTTCGCCGCTCTCCGCACTCGTGCGATATTGTCCGCAGGCTGTCAGTGGGGATCGACGAGAGCGCGGTCGCGGTCGTTCCCCCTCCGGGCGCCGGGACCGTCCCAGGAAGCCGGGGGTATCGGCGCACCGGCCCGACCGTCTACCTCCACCCTCCTAGCGGAAACCATGAAATTCGACCTGATCGTCATCGGCAGCGGCCCCGGCGGATACGTGGCCGCCATCCGCGCAGCCCAGTTGGGCATGAAGGTCGCCTGCGTCGAGACCGAGGAGCTCGGTGGCGTCTGCCTGAACATCGGCTGCATTCCGACCAAGGCCCTTCTGTCGAGCGCCTTCCTCGTCGGCGAGCTGCGGAATGCCGGTGGACACGGCATCACGTTCGACCAGGTTGCGGTCGATCTCGGACCGGCGCAGGAACGGAGCCGCAAGGTCGCCGCGCAGATGGCTCGGGGGATCGCGCACCTCTTCAAGAAGAACAAGGTCACGCACCTCGCCGGATACGGCCGGCTGGCGGGTCGCGGGAAGGTGGAAGTGGAGGACGGCGACGGCAAGAAGAAGACTTACGGCGCAGCGCATGTCGTTCTGGCCACCGGCTCCCGGCCGCGCGACCTGCCGAGCCTTGAAATCGACGAGGATCGGATCTGGTCCTCCACCGGCGCCCTGAGGTGCAAGGAAGCGCCCAAGTCCCTCTTCATCGTGGGAGCGGGCGCCATCGGCATGGAGTTCGCCGACATCTACGCCGCATACGGGACCGAGGTCACCATCATTGAGGCTCTGGATCGCATACTCCCTCTCGAAGATCGCGAGGTCTCCAGGTTCATGGAGCGTTCGTACCGGAAGCGGAAGATGAAGATGCACACCTCGGCCCGTTTCAAGTCCGTGGAAGCGACCGATGGAGGGATGCGCTCCACCTTCACCGACAAGAAGGGCAAGGAGCATACCGTAGAAACGGAATTCGTCCTCTCGGCGGTCGGACGGGCCCCGAACTCCGAGGATCTCGGACTCGAAAGCGCTTCGGTCAAGGTCGACGAGCGCGGCTTCATCGAGGTCGACGAGCGCATGCGCACCAGCGCACCTGGCGTCTACGCGATCGGCGACGTCGCGGGCAATCAACTGCTGGCGCACAAGGCCAGCCACGAGGGGATCGCGTGCGTGGAGCACATCGCGGGCCAGG is part of the Gemmatimonadota bacterium genome and encodes:
- the lpdA gene encoding dihydrolipoyl dehydrogenase, which encodes MKFDLIVIGSGPGGYVAAIRAAQLGMKVACVETEELGGVCLNIGCIPTKALLSSAFLVGELRNAGGHGITFDQVAVDLGPAQERSRKVAAQMARGIAHLFKKNKVTHLAGYGRLAGRGKVEVEDGDGKKKTYGAAHVVLATGSRPRDLPSLEIDEDRIWSSTGALRCKEAPKSLFIVGAGAIGMEFADIYAAYGTEVTIIEALDRILPLEDREVSRFMERSYRKRKMKMHTSARFKSVEATDGGMRSTFTDKKGKEHTVETEFVLSAVGRAPNSEDLGLESASVKVDERGFIEVDERMRTSAPGVYAIGDVAGNQLLAHKASHEGIACVEHIAGQGHGTVDYANVPNCTYCQPEVASVGLTEEQAREAGHEIEVGKFPWAGVGRAVASGHAEGFIKVIRDKRYSEILGAHIVGTHATELIAEFTIGRHLESTAEEMERAMHPHPTLSEGVAEAALASLGRPIHI
- a CDS encoding GAF domain-containing protein, which gives rise to MSLDAAGLVLDLQEMRDQGHQSDAQLRKAVRTIAEADDRFDWVGIYLVNAEEEELWLHNYIGTNTEHARIPFGRGVCGRAHEEGVNLNIADVTQEEEYLACSADTRSEVVVLIRAGDDIFGQIDIDSHTESAFGDEDEAALTSVADKLAEQLAAERRSTAGS
- a CDS encoding FAD-binding protein translates to MLTRPLAEIVGPEFVISDPGRLLAYESDGLTAYRSTPRAVVLPSNAREVSEVVAFLHAEGVPVVPRGAGTGLSGGALAGGDAVVLGTARMNRIIDFDPSNRRARVQPGVVNARLTELAAPHGLQYAPDPSSQSACTIGGNVAENSGGPHCLKHGVTSRYVLGLEVVLVGGRLCRLGGPEGDPLASLDLVGLFVGSEGCFGVVTEIELGLVPAPEEIRTLLGVFESVEDAGMAVTRIMASGLLPAALEIVDAETIRAVEASVYAAGYPADAGAALVIEFDGSRSGLGADALAAAECCRESGAREVRTAESDRERAALWKGRKKAFGAMGRIAPDLLVQDATVPRTALPAVLDKIGRIGDRHDLRIANVFHAGDGNLHPNILFDRTDEAELAKVERASKEIMTVCVEAGGTITGEHGVGADKREYMRMVHGPAELAALREVKAVFDPAGLFNPGKVVPDREAGEVVPDARAGDGTAEEPSTVGPRSTTSIGSPATEAELAAALADARERGLKVAVVGSGEHEIGRPPDWSVTRISLARFDRIHRYEPADLTVTVGAGMRLGRLTSIMAERGQWLPWNPPDFGNRSVGGLLATAEGGALAGHYGGVRDHVLGMRVMCGDSRVLELGGRVVKNVAGFDLLRPLVGGLGCAAVISATLRTFPLPEAMSELVFEADGIEEAAELALAFAAEAEPAVSSTVDWSGPGPTRVRVRLHGRKAMVEVRGKALSRRARPGSRFVEASLHGRATADSGFRNGVAGERTSGTVDAGETARDLRLTWFALPAALSRTLALAKKSLRGLELEARAAVAACAKAGWVSAVVADPFEDDDLWVEEARFLRASCKGEGSGGRGPTLRVEGAPGVSTFDGEESGPPWTAETKRIRAGVRRIFDPWGLFWDPREAVSEAPRKDR
- a CDS encoding MBL fold metallo-hydrolase; protein product: MTKTRRRSRPWRTSWRSSSQRSAGPLRVPSGPRRHAQERRERRGAAPARREEGRDAPLSARRATGKAASSEDAERIECRRRSCTRAARPRRFLAPNPTPFTRGGTYTHLVGEKSVCIIDPGPDHPEHRERLVTAVADAREVRIVLTHDHGDHAGGVPKLVERLDCETWGPAGARYVERPLHAGEHVSTDQGELVAVPTPGHAERHLALHWPEAEALFVGDLLLGEGSTTWVGAYAGCVADYLGSLARVDGLEAKALYPAHGPPLTRPTEAVARFRAHRLKRVAQMRELLARRPNASEAELVEGMYGDAPPEAEKAILASVGALREHVLRSG
- a CDS encoding M20/M25/M40 family metallo-hydrolase; this translates as MTDPTFLERLLDAPGPSGFETRPARVWRGEAEGFADDVAVDLTGNSFATVNPDGHTRLMLAGHIDEIGLQVTHVDKEGYLWVEEIGGWDPQVLVGQRVRVLAEGGDVRAVVGKKPIHLMTPEDRKKELKTAHLWLDVGTSSREETLELGVRVGDAVTIAQGMERLAGNRIVSRAVDDRVGAWVALEALRLLAADRPSASVTAVATVQEEIGYSGGGARAGAYALRPGVALVVDVTFATDVPGTEKKALGDHALGSGPVISRGAAAHGTVFTMLCETADQEGIPYSVQASPKATRTDADGIFLTRSGVPTGLLSIPNRYMHSPNEIVDLGDLEHTARLMAAFARRLESNTDFTPR
- the apaG gene encoding Co2+/Mg2+ efflux protein ApaG, with translation MAQDNKPAPHPPDLLRRPPILAGRFRVSVRSVFAREESNPPWSYVFVYFIRIENLGDTDAQLFWRHWKIHDPVAGDHEVEGEGVVGESPVIPPRGSHSYSSYCVLRGAYGHMEGYYHFRETDGKLFRAVIPRFELVAEDASQPIQA